One window from the genome of Yarrowia lipolytica chromosome 1B, complete sequence encodes:
- a CDS encoding uncharacterized protein (Compare to YALI0B08250g, highly similar to uniprot|Q9HGI5 Yarrowia lipolytica eukaryotic peptide chain release factor GTP- binding subunit 3, similar to Saccharomyces cerevisiae SUP35 (YDR172W); ancestral locus Anc_8.370), which produces MSDQFNQDFANKANINEGQGQGQGQGQGYAPQQFVPGQSFVPGQAFVPGQSFAPQGGYDQYGGQQGGYQGGYQGGYQGNNYNQGYQGYQGRGGYSGRGRGGYRGGYQGGYNNYNQYDNQYGNYGGYDNQYGGGYDQPEEPQEKTLTLEEYQKQKQEALNKLKKPAAKSGGALKIGGDKPKSSGGALKIGGDKPKTSGGALKIGGDKPAEKKTGGVLKIGGDKDKKEESPAPAAEKKESTPVAEKKEATPAPASKESTPAPEKKESTPAKDDSAANAASADALIAAQNAEIDQETIKEMFGETKDHMSIIFMGHVDVGKSTLGGQILYLTGTVNKRTIEKMEKEAADAGRPGWYLSWVMDINKEERAEGKTVEVGRSYFETDKRRYTLLDAPGHKMYVPSMIGGAAQADAGILVISARKGEYETGFERDGQTREHAMLAKTQGINKLVIAINKMDDSTVNWSKERYDECISKLKLYLKGLGYSDKTEITFMPVSGFTGANVKERVSKEVCPWYDGPSLLELLDSFELERNLTGPFMLPISNKEKNLGTIVEGKIEVGTVKKGDNLVVMPSKVPVEVTTLYKETEQEVGGASVGEQIRLKVKGIEEEEVQIGQVLCSAAQPVAAVTVFEAQIAITELKSILSTGFSCVMHIHTAAEEVTFTALLHKLEKGTNRKSKKPPAFAKKGMKIIARLETQNPVCMDEFSKTPQLGRFTLRDQGQSIAIGRVTKLL; this is translated from the coding sequence atgagTGATCAATTCAACCAGGACTttgccaacaaggccaacatcaacgagggccagggccagggtcagggccagggccagggcTACGCTCCTCAGCAGTTTGTGCCCGGTCAGTCGTTTGTGCCCGGCCAGGCGTTTGTTCCCGGCCAGTCTTTTGCTCCCCAGGGCGGCTACGACCAGTACGGCGGCCAGCAGGGCGGCTACCAGGGCGGCTACCAGGGTGGCTACCAGGgcaacaactacaaccagGGCTACCAGGGCTACCAGGGCCGAGGCGGCTATTCCGGTCGAGGTCGGGGCGGCTACCGAGGAGGATACCAGGGTGGCtacaacaactacaaccagTACGACAATCAGTACGGCAACTACGGCGGCTACGACAACCAGTACGGAGGGGGCTATGACCAGCCTGAGGAGCCCCAGGAGAAGACTCTCACGCTGGAGGAGTACCAGAAGCAGAAACAGGAGGCtctcaacaagctcaagaagcccgCTGCCAAGTCTGGCGGAGCCCTCAAGATTGGAGGCGACAAACCCAAGTCTTCCGGAGGAGCCCTCAAGATTGGAGgagacaagcccaagactTCGGGCGGCGCTCTCAAGATTGGAGGAGACAAGCccgccgagaagaagaccggAGGAGTTCTCAAGATTGGCggagacaaggacaagaaggaagagtCCCCTGCCCCTgctgccgagaagaaggagtccACTCCTGttgccgagaagaaggaggctaCCCCCGCTCCTGCCTCTAAGGAGTCTACTCCGGCCcctgagaagaaggagtccACTCCCGCTAAGGACGACTCTGCCGCCAACGCTGCCTCTGCTGACGCCCTGATCGCCGCCCAGAACGCCGAGATCGACCAGGAAACCATCAAGGAAATGTTTGGCGAGACCAAGGACCACATGTCCATCATTTTCATGGGCCACGTCGATGTCGGCAAATCCACTCTGGGAGGCCAGATCCTCTACCTCACCGGCACCGTCAACAAGCGAACtattgagaagatggagaaggaggctgccgaCGCCGGACGACCCGGCTGGTACCTGTCTTGGGTTATGgacatcaacaaggaggagcgagCCGAGGGAAAGACCGTCGAGGTGGGCCGGTCGTACTTTGAGACCGACAAGCGACGATACACTCTGCTCGACGCCCCCGGCCACAAGATGTACGTGCCCTCCATGATTGGAGGAGCCGCTCAGGCCGATGCCGGTATTCTCGTCATCTCTGCCCGAAAGGGAGAGTACGAGACCGGCTTCGAGCGAGACGGTCAGACCCGAGAGCACGCCATGCTGGCCAAGACCCAGGGTATCAACAAGCTGGTGATTGCCATTAACAAGATGGACGACTCGACCGTCAACTGGTCCAAGGAGCGATACGACGAGTGTATCAGCAAGCTGAAGCTCTACCTCAAGGGTCTGGGCTACTCGGACAAGACGGAGATCACCTTTATGCCCGTGTCCGGTTTCACCGGCGCTAACGTCAAGGAGCGAGTCTCCAAGGAGGTGTGCCCCTGGTACGACGGCCCCtctctgctggagctgcttgacTCGTTTGAGCTCGAGCGGAACCTCACCGGCCCCTTCATGCTCCCCATttccaacaaggagaagaaccTGGGTACCATTGTGGAGGGTAAGATCGAGGTTGGCAccgtcaagaagggcgacAACCTGGTCGTCATGCCCTCTAAGGTCCCCGTCGAGGTCACCACCCTTTACAAGGAGACCGAGCAGGAGGTTGGCGGCGCGTCTGTTGGAGAGCAGATCCGACTCAAGGTCAAGGGCattgaagaggaggaggttcaGATTGGACAGGTTCTCTGTTCTGCCGCCCAACCCGTTGCTGCCGTCACCGTCTTTGAGGCCCAGATTGCCATCACCGAGCTCAAATCGATTCTGTCGACCGGTTTCTCTTGTGTGATGCACATCCATACCGCTGCTGAGGAGGTCACCTTTACTGCTCTGCTGcacaagctggagaagggtACCAACCGAaagtccaagaagcccCCGGCTtttgccaagaagggcatgAAGATCATTGCCCGGCTCGAGACCCAGAACCCCGTCTGTATGGACGAGTTTAGCAAGACTCCCCAGCTGGGTCGGTTCACTCTGCGAGACCAGGGTCAGAGTATCGCCATTGGTCGAGTTACCAAGCTGTTGTAA
- a CDS encoding uncharacterized protein (Compare to YALI0B08272g, some similarities with uniprot|P08965 Schizosaccharomyces pombe Meiosis protein mei2) produces the protein MSGFRQKFFKRKSELPTAQPATPTATSPIPAPTPAAAVDDVPALPSQAPQLNVPEPISPSVSPGATNTMSQTVGDIHRDFAPAQRGNNLEGATLTSSSQQPDFKGDEYIYSDGGPSAVPSSSTGAGAGAGAGAGAGAGAGPSGLAGSSGPTAGGLSSGAGAGAGAGAAAGAGSRSAQPTHALDAPTDPTQLLIARLDNWRATVAFLIEYINIASSQQKHQVGYLEKTRKALSEVPRFDGGVSSEPGTPSTPTQQHGFQQSLRGGLPNRSNAQTAKNNPTPTGVHQANPEAIGVTPALSNIATRLDTLINLATQSEQNLKTSVLPSLEELEDEIEKHIKTLKHSTLKQSQEVEKVRSKTHRSIETLGQSTAGFTGLQQSAKHDPYVLKRATLAQVGDQLNRENALSDSLLSVQNNIKSFERHIVQVIQRAVQLSSEILSGYFANAHDSYVSFSERFAAIPEDFEWDEFAQREKHQLVDPQKAKRSLDSVTFPNSDNPAAQPLVSGILQRKEGHIVKNYTSGFYVLTRSGFLHGYASEDPLIEPNPNFSLYVPDSTIGPLPPRGGDLKLKIKGKDTSSTIPTKKTITLKAATYQELQLWYDAFLKVSGGKTNFSSADFEDEPEEHAAGLGAAGAAGAAGAGAGAGAGAAGAAGQYAEQPGASAAQYAEPATGAAGAVPASAAQYAEPATSAAPAAQQYEPTQQFEPSQQSYEPQYEPTAGSSVPGGAAAAGAASGGAAAAGIAPVSSGVHTIPEEEDAGAGFDGTHRAEYTPEPVDPGFNAPAGGSAQLQDGQVTDHGALQGKYGDVEDVTQGLQHSSLDPGRAPLAPGASAPLEGGSHLDPGRVGSPALSTDAVQGSLPGTPGPGQF, from the coding sequence ATGAGCGGCTTCCGTCAAAAGTTCTTCAAACGCAAGAGCGAGCTTCCCACCGCACAGCCCGCCACCCCCACTGCCACATCCCCTATACCAGCTCCCACGCCCGCCGCCGCAGTCGACGACGTTCCCGCTCTTCCATCGCAGGCCCCCCAATTGAACGTTCCCGAGCCCATTTCGCCGTCCGTGTCTCCCGGcgccaccaacaccatgtCCCAGACCGTTGGCGACATCCACCGCGACTTTGCGCCCGCCCAGAGAGGCAACAACCTCGAGGGCGCCACTCTCACTTCGTCGTCCCAGCAGCCCGACTTTAAGGGCGACGAGTACATTTACTCCGATGGCGGGCCGTCCGCCGTGCCAAGCTCTTCCACTGGAGCTGGcgctggagctggagctggagctggagctggcgCTGGAGCCGGTCCCTCTGGCTTGGCTGGCTCCTCTGGACCCACCGCAGGAGGTCtgtcttctggagctggagccgGCGCTGGAGCAGGCGCTGCCGCCGGCGCGGGTTCTCGATCGGCTCAGCCCACTCATGCTCTGGACGCCCCCACAGACCCCACTCAGCTCCTCATCGCCCGTCTCGACAACTGGAGAGCCACCGTGGCATTCTTGATCGAGTACATTAACATTGCCTCGTCGCAGCAGAAGCACCAGGTCGGCTACCTCGAGAAGACCCGCAAGGCCCTTTCTGAGGTGCCCCGCTTCGACGGCGGAGTCTCCTCCGAGCCTGGAACCCCCTCGACCCCTACCCAGCAGCACGGCTTCCAGCAGTCGCTCCGAGGCGGCCTCCCCAACCGAAGCAACGCCCAGACCGCCAAAAACAATCCCACCCCCACCGGCGTGCACCAGGCCAATCCCGAGGCCATTGGCGTGACTCCCGCGCTATCCAACATAGCCACCCGACTGGACACCCTCATTAACCTCGCCACACAGTCTGAGCAGAACCTCAAGACTTCCGTGCtgccgtcgttggaggagctcgaggacgagattgagaagcACATCAAGACTCTCAAGCACTCGACCCTCAAGCAGTCACAAGAGGTCGAAAAGGTGCGAAGCAAGACCCACCGTTCCATCGAGACCTTGGGTCAGTCGACCGCCGGCTTCACAGGCCTGCAGCAGTCGGCCAAGCACGACCCTTACGTGCTCAAGCGAGCCACTCTGGCCCAGGTCGGTGACCAGCTCAACCGTGAGAACGCTCTGTCCGACTCGCTGCTGTCTGTGCAGAACAACATCAAGTCGTTCGAGCGACACATTGTGCAGGTGATCCAGCGTGCCGTCCAGCTGTCGTCGGAGATCCTCTCTGGCTACTTTGCCAACGCCCACGACTCATACGTGTCCTTTTCCGAGCGGTTTGCCGCTATTCCCGAGGACTTTGAGTGGGACGAGTTTGCCCAGCGGGAGAAGCACCAGCTGGTCGACCCCCAGAAGGCCAAGCGGTCGTTGGACTCGGTCACTTTCCCCAACTCGGACAACCCCGCCGCCCAACCTCTGGTGTCTGGTATCTTGCAGCGAAAGGAGGGCCACATTGTCAAGAACTACACCTCGGGCTTCTACGTGCTTACCCGATCGGGTTTCCTGCACGGCTATGCCTCTGAGGATCCTCTGATTGAGCCTAACCCCAACTTCTCGCTCTACGTTCCTGACTCTACCATTggtcctcttcctcctcgaggaggagacctCAAGCTCAAAatcaagggcaaggacaCGTCTTCCACCATTcccaccaagaagaccattactctcaaggctgccaCCTACCAGGAGCTGCAGCTGTGGTACGACGCCTTCCTCAAGGTCAGCGGAGGAAAGACCAACTTTTCCTCTGCCGACTTTGAGGACGAGCCTGAGGAGCACGCTGCTGGTCTCGGAGCTGCTGGCGCTGCAGGTGCCGCAGGTGCCGGGGCTGGCGCTGGGGCTGGAGCCGCTGGAGCTGCCGGTCAATACGCTGAACAGCCCGGTGCTTCTGCCGCTCAGTACGCTGAGCCTGCTAccggtgctgctggtgccgTTCCTGCTTCCGCTGCCCAATACGCTGAGCCCGCtacctctgctgctcctgctgctcagcaGTATGAGCCCACTCAGCAGTTTGAGCCCTCTCAGCAGTCATATGAGCCTCAGTACGAGCCCACCGCTGGCTCTTCCGTGCCCggtggtgctgctgctgccggtGCCGCCTCTGgcggtgctgctgctgctggtatTGCCCCTGTGTCTTCTGGAGTGCACACCAttcccgaggaggaggatgccGGAGCCGGATTCGACGGCACCCACCGGGCTGAGTACACGCCTGAGCCCGTTGATCCCGGCTTCAACGCCCCCGCTGGCGGCTCTGCGCAGCTCCAGGATGGCCAGGTGACTGACCATGGAGCTCTGCAGGGCAAATACGGCGACGTTGAGGACGTCACCCAGGGTCTGCAGCATTCTTCATTGGACCCCGGCCGTGCTCCTCTGGCTCCCGGAgcttctgctcctcttGAGGGTGGCTCGCATCTGGATCCCGGTCGAGTTGGTTCTCCTGCTCTTTCCACCGACGCTGTCCAGGGTTCGCTTCCTGGCACTCCTGGCCCTGGCCAGTTTTAA
- a CDS encoding uncharacterized protein (Compare to YALI0B08294g, similar to Saccharomyces cerevisiae YER134C, similar to uniprot|O94279 Schizosaccharomyces pombe Hypothetical 20.5 kDa protein): MRNATDTSSIDLESLEYPDAVVFDLDYTLWPCWCDTHLSPPIKRGTSDLQVEDRSGYVLSLYRDVPEILKHLREKNVKILAASRTATPDVAKSILKTIKIDGEPVLNYFDALEWGQGTKINHFKKLNKKTKVDFNKMIFFDDERRNKDVERSLGVMFNLVDESYGVNWSEFKRAIKGYNERLKSGL, from the coding sequence ATGAGAAACGCCACtgacacctcctccatcgATCTTGAGTCGCTGGAGTACCCCGACGCGGTGGTGTTCGACCTGGACTACACGCTGTGGCCCTGCTGGTGCGACACGCATCTCAGTCCTCCCATCAAACGGGGAACCAGCGACCTTCAGGTGGAAGATCGCAGCGGTTACGTGCTGAGTCTGTACAGAGACGTGCCCGAGATTCTGAAACATCTGCGCGAGAAGAATGTCAAGATTCTGGCTGCGTCGCGAACGGCCACCCCCGACGTGGCCAAGAGCATTCTCAAGACGATCAAAATCGACGGAGAGCCGGTGCTCAACTACTTTGACGCACTGGAATGGGGCCAGGGAACGAAAATCAACCATTTCAAaaagctcaacaagaaaaCCAAGGTGGATTTCAACAAGATGATCTTTTTCGACGACGAACGACGGAATAAAGACGTGGAGAGAAGCCTGGGGGTCATGTTCAACCTGGTCGACGAGAGCTACGGTGTCAACTGGAGCGAGTTCAAAAGAGCCATCAAAGGCTACAATGAGAGATTGAAGAGTGGACTGTGA
- a CDS encoding uncharacterized protein (Truncated form of YALI0B08316g, weakly similar to DEHA0B15136g Debaryomyces hansenii, similar to Saccharomyces cerevisiae YEL048C; ancestral locus Anc_1.491), whose amino-acid sequence MFGDGLSRCCRTSSFLLLTQNTPLFIGIYPGEGETTTQLEYDYSSLAYMALDYLGQQQNENAGTVSLLYVHKLAVYGMLTNTANKIVIGCEAQEGSESIEQFAKQVLKVLVAYKSNPFYDETETSIDSQGFRKEMAKVVDKWNKGEA is encoded by the coding sequence ATGTTTGGTGATGGACTGTCGCGATGCTGTCGTACAAGCTCCTTTCTTCTTCTAACACAGAACACCCCTCTGTTCATCGGAATCTATCCCGGTGAAGGCGAAACCACCACACAGCTCGAGTACGACTACTCGTCACTAGCATACATGGCTCTGGACTATctgggccagcagcagaacgAAAACGCCGGCACCGTGTCTCTTCTATACGTGCACAAGCTGGCGGTGTACGGTATGCTCACCAACACGGCCAATAAGATTGTGATTGGCTGCGAGGCCCAGGAGGGCTCCGAGAGCATTGAGCAGTTTGCCAAGCAGGTGCtcaaggtgctggtggCGTACAAGAGCAATCCATTCTACGATGAGACCGAGACTAGCATTGATAGTCAGGGGTTTAGAAAGGAGATggccaaggtggtggacaagTGGAATAAGGGAGAGGCATAG